The segment AAAAGAGCGATTTTGAACCATTGCTAAAGGGGATGTTGTTACCCCGACTCAGCGTTGGTTAGTGAGGTAGCAATCACCATCAGTGAAGCTCATTTGGGAATCACAATACCAAGACCGTCAATATCAATGCATGGAACCTACAGCTATATGAGAGGGAAAGCATCAGTTAAGCTTTGAGGATTTTTgttcttttagttttttttccttatcctcttttaagtgGTATGTGGCTTGAAGAGgggaattagaaattaaaatactgGTTTCTGTTTGCGAGAGACTAGATAAATTTCATATTTGTCTGTTCAAGTGGTAGTGGGTGATGACATTAATGGCATATTTGGTTCACTGCTAAAATTAAATGGATTGGAATGAAAATCAAAATAATGACCATATCCTCTAATATTTTTGGTTCGTGATTGAAATCTGGATCAGAATGAAAATGGACTTTGAACATTAGAAGAGAGTAGGGATTAGATTTTGGGGTTGGAGTATTTCATTCTTTCCATAATTGGAATGAAAATGGACTTTCTCTAACCAAACagttagaataaaaataattcattttcattctaattttagagtcTAACTCTCTCAATCAAATATATCTTAAATATCTTTTGGCATTGATAAAATAGTAGAGTTTTTCCTCTGGCATGATCGTCACCCTTCCTTTCTGGTTTACGATCATTATTGGCTAATTGCTCCACCAATACCAATATTGTTCCAAGCATGCTATCTCTCGGCATGTTTTGATAGCATAATTTAACGTGTTTCACGATGATGAATTGTCTGGTGTCGGGTTGAacgtaatttcaaattttaattttaaatctcaaAATTTGAAGAATGCTTGACAATTATATAGGAGGAACGTTCAATCTTGAATCTGGGGCTTTATTGGTTAATTGTATGGTATTTGGATTGTTCTCTTTTTCTATCTTACTGTACTCATTTTTTTTATCTTGTACTCTTCATTTTACCTTTAACTAAATTCGGGAGCATGGGACTTTTTGTCTTAATTATTTTCCTCAGGGAAAAATGGTGGAGTTCCAAGTTGCTATAAAAAGtataattctcaaaattattcccTTATTTCCTTCCCGCGGAAGACCATGCGACTCTTCATGCTAAACCTCAAAAATCGTATGATTGGGGAAAGCAATAACCAGTGAAACTAAACCACAAACAAGCATCATGGACTAAACATCACGTATTTTATTACAGAGTGAAAACGGACAAGCTGGAGGAAAATGAAACAGGAAGAAAGGGTGagaaagtggagaaaaaattggaaaaaaaataatGGAGAAAAAAATAGTTTGGGGAAGATGgggagaaaatgaaaaaaaaaaaaaaaggtaaaatatGTAGAAACAAGATATTGAGCAACCTTTTGTGTTATACATTGCATGCCTTATTTGATAACGGCTATTTGTAAGCTACCACCCAAATATTAAACTTTTGATCTCCCAGCTCCCTCAGGCTATGATGTGTAACTGATGAGTATGCCTTTCCAATAGACAAATGTCTTCATGCTTAGGATATCGAAAAAAACATCCTTCCCATGACATCCTATCATGGATGAGCCTCATCTTTTGGGTTTTCCTCTCAACTATGCTCACGTTCATTATTCCGTCAATTTTCAAAGATCAAAACTGTCCTGGCAGCTTCTCACTCATTAATTCGCATGAAAGTTTTCTCTGGTGTATCAGAAAATAATATCAATCAAACTTATGAAATATGACATATCTCACTGTAGTTAATGAGATGGATGTATGAGCCCTAAAgcatcatgtaattttttttgtaaaaaaaaaaaaaattctctcccgTCACTCAAGTTATTGTAATTTTTTACTATGTTATTTGTAATGctgtattaaaattaatataataatatcggGAGCATCTTACTCTCCATATTTTACCTCACAAAAAGGATGAAGGCTATTTGCACCGCAGAAGATTCTCAGTATTTCCAAGTTATAAGTGGGAGAGGATACCTAGCATAGATCTTTGGCTGTCCCATAGATCAATAATGATAAGATCTCTTCCCTTCTCAAGTCTAGATCCTGTACTTATGAAGCACTTCTGCCTCCCCTATTGCCACATGATGATTGGTCCAAGTGGGAAAAATAGTTTTACAATTTTTGTAGATCTATCAACAACATCAAGTTAGTGCTGCCACCTTACATTTTCTCAGTCACTTAGCATTGCTTGTTGGAAGATGGTTCGGTTCCCATCGTTCTCATGGACAGGACCCATGCACTACGTTCGTGGCCGGCCGAGCTGATTGGAACGGCACAGCTTCTCCTTGGTGACATGTTAACTCATGTCGAGGCATGCCTGAGAGTGAAAAGCCACATCAGATGCGTCGTATTAAATAGAACTTTATAGTACATTGTCCACTTGATATGGTCTTATGTCTTAAATGTAATAATTTCTCTTATGGCTTGAAGTCTTCCGTGTTAAAATCTTCTTCTTTGGGCAATTCGGTGCAGATGcaataactcttaaaaatatatcaACTTTTGCTTGAGAGGAATTTAAATATCGGATCGTAtccggtgttttttttttttaaaatgatactatttatatatattacattgatacttaaaaaaaaaaaagataagatatatataataaataatgggTTTTGAATTTATTAGAGTCCACTGAAATGTTATACAACAAATGATGGCTTTAGGCCATAGATATACGTAACTTGTGACCTGCTAGTGTTGAAGTTTCGACAGATCAGTTCATAAATTTGTTAAGATGCTCGAACAGTATAAGCCTTAGACTAAGACTATAAATGATACTTAGCAGGGGCCACGATATTGTGTTTGATTTGagcttaattttgataaaatgagTTCACAGCAGCATTCATGAGTGAGCATAATCCAAGCTACAAACTTAAGAAGCGTCATAGTCATGTCACCATATGTGAACAGCCACAGATGAGATGGAGAAGTAAAcctacaacaaagcaacatatataAAATGATAAGAAAGTCATTGAAGAAAGTATAGTTAACGCACCTTAGAGTTCTAATGTCTAACCTAGAACCCAGATTGACTTATAAAGGCTAAACTAAAGCCTGCATGGCCATAGAGTGAgacaaagaaaaggagagataataAATGGTTGGTAGATGCAGGTGGCTAAGTCCATGCATGGCAGGCAGCGGCAGACATTGCAAAGTTATATACAAAtaataatatgacatattatacatacatacgtacgtacatctctctctctattatatatatatatatatatgtatgtatgtatgtatgtatgtatgtatcttgaTTGTCCTGGTGTCTCGGATCCGTTTCCCGTCCATTTCTTTGCTTACTACTACTTGCTTGCTTTCGGACCTCTTTGAgaacaaaacaaaattggaggATAAAAGAAGAGAGGGCAGGGAGGGAGCTCTTTTGCCAGCTTTGCTTCTCATTACACCTCGGGATCGCCCATCTCTTTCTCTGTCTGCCTCTCCGGCTTCTTTGTGAcccctcctcttttctctttccctTTCTCTGCTCCCAAAACAGTACGCTTTAGTTCAAGGAAAGAAAGCCAGAGAGAGCCCCGAGAGAGACGGAGAGAGATGTGTCCTTTTCCATTACTTCTTTAACCAGCTCTCGATGTCTGCCAATAGAGCTAGAAGCTAGTGACGGGTCCAGCATGGTTTGGGAGCACCCACAGACCGGAACTGCCAGCCTAAGAGCGATGGTTTGGGACTAGTGGAAGCCCATGCGTGTCCGTTTGGCTCCACATGGCACGTAAAATCATAATTACCTACTGCATGAATTCACAATTTATGAAGTTATAAAAGAAAATGATTCAGTTTCAGATGAAAGACTTGCTTATGCTTCTCTAGCTAGCtagcatcttttaattatatgaaCTCTAGTTTTATGGCTATCCAAAATGCTAGCGTACGTAGACCTATCTGATCATTCGGCCGAAAAGCCTATATGTTCTTGATTAAAAGTACATCAATTTGAACATATAATCTAACACTCTTTATTTTCCTCAATGTAGTGTAATTTATGTTCGGCTAAATTATCTCCAAGTTACAAGAGTTTACTATCAATCTGTCTTTCCTTCTCTAGTTACTCACTTTATATTTTCTTTCCCATATTCTCTTGTaaattgtaattttttttccataCTTTTATAATAAACTGGGAGAAGTTTCTTGCTTTCCTTAATTtccattcagaaaaaaaaaaaaaaaaaaaaaaaatctgatgccACATATTTTCACAGCAAAATTGTGAATAATGAACCAACCCAAATCATATCAAATTATGAATCGTTCCAATGTTTTCCTTTTTTTCAACCTTGACATCTCTATAGGTGTACAAAGATTCCACCTCATAAGGTGGCTCCATCCTCATGGCTTAAGACTTCAAATTCCACTTGACGTCCACGGCCGCCCCACTACATGTAGCCAAAAGCATTAAGCATGGGGGCTTGATGCATTACCTCCCACCATTTGCTCCACTACTGTTTGTCAAAATGATAGAGATCTACCAAAGATTCTAAGTTGGCTTTTTGGAATAGGTTAGAGGACCATGCATGGTGATAAGGCCAAATGACTAATGGAATAGCCGTCAAGCTTCATCCATCCTTTTTAGGCAATGTGGAATCCTACTCCAAGGAAAAACACCTTATTGTTAGCATGGGTCCACATTTACATTAGTAAAGCTCATTGGCCAGCCGAAAGAATGATTTCACCTATCAAAAATGACCAAAAACATTTCATGCAAGATGATAGAGCAGGAAATAGTTGACCATGAATCCAAGCCATGGATTGTATTGTTTTAAGTGTCATTGGTGTAAtgatagagatcttccaaagattcTAAGTTGGCCTTTTGAAATAGGTTAGAGGGCCACATGGTGACAAGTCCAAATGACTGTGGAATAGCCGTCAAGTTTCATTCATCTTTTTAAAGCAATGTGGAGAAACAACACCTTAACTGTTAGCATGGGTCCACAATTATATTAACTAGACATTAAAACCCATGTGATGCACGGGATAACAAAAAAAGAGGTgagtatatgaaaaaaattatatattttgttaaagttaaaaaaataataattaaaactaattaatgaTTAATATTAAAatgattaataaataattttgttgaaaatattaataaataatttttctctaatgattaatatattttttattaaattatattaaataatataaatactcAGAATGCCACTTGTCAAATATTCAAAATATCTCTTGTCAAAAGATCACCAACCTgatctttttattaaattataataaataatattgaaTACTCAGAATTACTTTCAATATTTAGAATGTCACCAACCTAATCCttctatttatatattatattagattagTAATGCTCATTGGCCAATTGAaagaatgatttatttattaaaaatggcCAAAAGCATCTCATGTAAGATGATAGAGCAGGAATAGTTGACCATGAATCCAAGCCATTAATTGAGTTGTTTTAAGTACTATTGGTATAACAATCTAAATCTCACATAAAAAGACTAGTTGAaagtattattttaaattttttaatttgcatAAGTATCCAAAATCTCCATAGCAAATAATCAATGTTGAACTAAACACATGTCTGCACCGGTGCTCATAATTAATTTATGGATTTCAAGTATATGGCAAATGAAATAATACACTAATAAATTTCAAATGCTTCCAATTCATTTTAATCTCCATTGGAGGCTTTGGAGCACCGAGTGTCATTGCATTGGGTTATCTGACTACATTCTGGCACCGAACATTGCTCTATACCAGATTCTTTGAGCCTTTCCACCCTCCGTTAATAAATTCAATGCCTCCTTAGTAATCATCTTAAGATCTATTCTCAAAGTTCTTCGTACCATTGATCATCCTCATGATTGAACTGGAATAAAACAAAATTCTCTGCTTAGTTTTTTAAAGAAATTTTGCATCCTTGGTACTATACCAAACTAGAATGAGAATCGCTCATCATTTTCACTCCCAAAAAAATAATGATTCGTTAATTTCTCCTCGAATATCATAGCGGCCAGCCATAGCAATGTCAATgacattatctctttttttttttggtagaagtcaATGACATTATCTTTGTTATCAATTAAAACACCTAATGCTCAAGAGTTTCCTTCTCCATCACGAGAAGCCACATATCCATAATTGGGTATTTATTGTTCATGATCGAATGCGAATATCCCAAGCTGAAGTAACTGGAGAAGGAGAGACTCTATGCATGCAATTAAAAACTCATCAAATTGTTGTACTAAAGAACCTTTCTTATAAATCAAATTTATCTTTTTGAGCAATAAAAATCACATTTATCAAAAGTCCTGCTGCTTCACAGAAACCATTcaccttttttcttcttctttttttttcaaaaaaaaaaaaattcaaggaaGAATTGGCTCAGGCAGCACCACTCTTTTATGGACAAGATTATGAAGTAACGTGGCGGTGAGAACAGAAGGGGAACAGTGCCCATTGTCTCTGCTTTTCTTTTCTGTAGCTTTCTTTTCTCCCTTTTTTCCCCTACTATGGCTTTAATCTCACACATTCCTCTCCCATAGCCTTATTATTTGTTAAATCTAGTGTGGGTAGAGCATGCTTCCTAGTTCCTAGGCTTTAGAAACTTCCCTGGATCCAATTTAAAATCTCAGAGGACCACCCTACTCTCCAAAAGCCTAGAAAGAAGAGTCACGAGGGCAAATGATTGGTGCATCACCTACTACATTTCTCTGACCCATCTCAGGCCATGTCACCTTTTGGCCTCCATGTATGTTCCCTTAAACTAGTCACACAGGCAAAAGCTTCCCACTGAATTCACAACCCAACAAGACATGCTCAGCTAACAGTTGCAAGCAACAAAATCTAGATAAgagtaaataaaaaataactaatacTTTTAAGGGACATGATTTAACTTGTCCTCTCACATGTACCGAAACTTCTCATGACCCATACCAAAGTCTTGATATCGCCAGGAGCAGGATAATATTAATCCGACTGTGGACATTGGCGCAGACGATGCATGAGATGTGCATACTATTTTTCCgaaatatgagatatgatatccAGAAAATGATATCCTTTCTGGTAGAAGAAAAGATAGGATGAAGACAATGTGTCATTTTTGCCTTGGATTCATTCATTAGCTTTTATGTTAGTATCTTCCGTTATAGTCTTTGAGCAGTATAACTTGTTCAAGAATACACCTAAAATGATTCATGGGCAAAAAGGTTGTAATTTACTGCTGCTTTTTGCCGCCCAACGGCCCAAGAGTTTGCTTATTCCTAAgtgatttaaaaaaaaacaaaatcaccaaaatatattcaattaTAAGAGGAACATAAAAGAATAAATGAAAATAGAAATATAACTAAAGGAAAAAAAGTACATGAAAGGAGAAAAGATTTGTCCAAAATAGAGAAACCACCTCCATGGaaacttaaatttaaatcaaaattttgaaattttaattgcGCATCCAACATCCACCGGTCAAAAGAAGGGagctgagatttttttttttttttaaaaaaagaaaactcGTCATGAGATTGGACACCATCCAGGATAACCGCATACGGTTAGTCATTCTTTGTTTCTTCTATCAGGCTTTTGATATCATAAGACACACTTCAGTGGAGGAAATAGAGAAAGTGAAATATTTTCCCcaataaataatatgaattagaGTGCATGTTTtacaagaaggagagagagaaaagatgaaAATATAAGGGGTGTTTATGATAGTTTTCATGGATAGAAGATTTCTTTCCCAGAAAATTCAGGAGCTCCTTTCAAACTCAATTGAAAATCCATCAAGAAGCCAATGAACAAGGAAACAAATTGTATGGCACCGACCCATACACAATTTCACACAATTTGACACATTTCATAAGATAAAAATTGATTCCAACTAAGTATATTTTCATGTAAATGATCATTCTTAATTCTAAAAGCAAAGCAAATATTCTTATTCAAAACTGACCATTAGAATCTATGATTTGAGATGCAAACAATatacattataaaattataaGTAACCTGCTGGTGAGATATCAAAATCTTGGATAGAATTTTGTATTCATCAAGATGTGGAAGGTTAAAGATATTAAGAAAGTGTGTATCATATTTGTCATATAACAAAACAATGTTTAAAAAGATGGTGATATTCACAATGTTGTCTATGTAAACCATTAAAATTTCCAATTTATGTTGTTATGGCATCCATTGCTAGGATACAAAGTAAGCATGTCAACGcgtccactatatatatatatatatatatatatatatatatatatatatatccaaatctaGGATAAAAATTTCAAAGTACCAATTTTATTTACATTTATTGTTGCGACTAGAATTTCCGTCCCAATTTATGTCAAAATTAAAACCCGCAGCCAAAAATGAGCTAACTTGGAGGGCGGACACAGGCATTCCTCGATTGAAAAGGACAGCTAGGTATCCATGCCCACAAAGTCCTCATTACCATAATAAAAGCAAAGATTGGAATCCCCGTGCGCCTGCTCTCCCCCTCCACCAACTCATTtcccctccccttctctctctcctttctctctctaactgcgTAATATGGTCCTCAGTACTCAATTACTTAAAATACCCCTCTCGTTGCCCCACCCCTTTGATGCACTGAATCGCCAATTGCCCCAAACCTACCAAAATATTCACCGAAATAGCAGAGAAtatctccctctcctctcctttCCATTGGGTACGTTTCGTTCTTCCTATAATTCCCATTATTTTATTGGGATACGTACGTAAATAGCAAGTAAGGTCATTTTAGGAATGAAATTTTCAGTTCCCCCGCGTCACCAGCCCTTAACGACTCGAGTTCCTTCTATCACCAAACTGCCTTCTACACTCACTCCCGGTCACCGGAACCAGAGCCAAACGGCACCTCATGTCTATACCCAACGGCCGTCACGTATATTATGGTTATAATAGCTATATTTTAATAACGGGAAGAATAATGACCCGTTACTTCCGTCAAGAAGCGTAATAACGGTAAGGGGGTAAGCGTACGTGGGGCGCGGGGATGGAGTCGGGGGAGAATCCGATACCAGTCGGTGAATAACTTGGCCTCATGGCCATGGGAGCATCCCAGCGCCGTCAGCCGCACGACATTACCCGGGTCCCACCACCTAAAGAACAGCGAGACATGCCACGTCGGCTTCAGCCTTGCGCGTGAGAGCTAAATAGGGGGCGCGACGCCCCTCGACTTCCATACTCCTATCAACCCCTCACCCTACGGCACCGCTTCCTTCccgtcttctcctcctcctctcctcccccaaaaaaccaaaaaaaaaaatattcgaaTTTCTCTAATTTTCATGGAGGTGACAATGAAATAAATAGTAAGAAAAAAGAGGTGAAAATAGTAAGAAAAACCAATTACCTTTTTATCTATTTGTCTTTGTCTGTGTTTAGCGTTTAGTTGTGAGGATGGAGAGGTGGCCGAAGCCGCCAGTGCGGTGCGGTAACGTTAACCCGTCGTTCTCCTCGACCCTCCTCGACGCCATCTACCGCTCCATCGACGAGACCGACGGCGGAGCAGTAAGAGAGCATCGCACCGGTGGAGCACCCGACCGCCTATACGACCGCGTCCCCCCCGCCGCTAAGAAGCAGCAGAGCTCTGTAGCCGACCGGTGGCCGGCGGAGAAGAGAAGCACCGTGGCGGTGACCCGACTTCACAAGCCCGATAACCGCCACGGTTTCCCGGTAAACTCGACTTCCAGCTCCTCCGACTGCTCCACTTACGGCGGGTTCTCGTCCTCCGACGCTGAGTCGGCGCCCCGCCCGGCCGGGCTCCGGCCGATTCGTACCGGCGGTTTTCTTTACCGGTCGGAGGAGGCCCGCTCGAAGCCCCTTGCTCCGCCACTgcgggcggcctcgtcgtcaccGGCCCCCACCACCAGGACAAGAAGAAGTCGGGCTCGATCCGGAGCAAGTTCCGGGATCTGAGGAAGTCCAAGGCTCCGGCGTCGCCGGGGCCCGCCTTGCCAGCTTCCTCAACTCCCTTTTCACCGCGGCCGGGAGCCCAAGGAGGTCAAAATCCGCGGCCGCCGCCGGGGCCACCTCCGGCGGTGGCGGTGGAAGGGGAGGGGAGGAGTCGGCGTGCTCGACGGCGTCCTCGTACTCAAGGTCGTGCCTGAGCAAAACGCCATCGTCGAAGGGGCGTCCGGCGGCGGTAACAGGGGATGGGGTGAAAAGGTCGGTGAGGTTCTACCCGGTGAGCGTGATCGTGGGCGAGGACTGCCGACCGTGCGGCCAGAAGTGCCTGTACGACGGGGATCCAGCGGCGCCAGTGACGCGGCGGCCGCCGGCGCCGGCGGCGATGGCAAGATGAGGGTGGAGGAGCTTCTCCGAGTATTTGATGACGAGGAGGACGAAGAGGAGGGGAGCGATTCGAGCTCGGATCTGTTCGAATTGGAGAATCTGACGGCGATCGGCGGGCGAGGGTACAGGGATGAGCTTCCGGTGTACGAGACCACTCGCCTCGGCACCAATCGCGCCATTTCCAACGGTTTCATcctgtaaatttttttaaaaaaaaaggggaaaatagGGCGAAGTtggaaggagaaaagaaaaggttGCGTAATTTTCTCGGGAAAATTCAGTTGTTTCATTTTGGTGTTAGTTACTGGTTTTCAGGTTATATGGGAAATAATAATGTGCTTGTTTATGTTtcgggaaaaatattttttttttttttttggtgtgcgtttataatatttttatttaattatatgttTATTTTTGGGGAGAGGTACTAGCATGGAAGTTGTTTAATCTCAATTCCTCACTACAGGGTGGCTTGGAACAGGGGAAGTTGTGGAACACTAAAGAAAACACACGAGTGTCACGTGCTGAATGTGACATGGTTGTCAGGTTGAAATTTAGGCTCTTTATATCATTAGACGGGCTTTTGACAGGATATGTGATATATTGTGAATCTTTAGCATCAGCATCAAGGAGATGGCACATTAAATTTCATATCACTAATCATCGCAACGTAATGTATAATCCTTGAGAAGCAATTGCCATGTTAAGGATGGAAAATGATGTAATTTGTCGCTTAGCTAAGCAGGAAGAGTTCTCAAATGGTTCTCATGAGGTATCATGAAGAGAAGTTTTTCCAAGTAAGATTGTTACCAAGACTTTCAGTATGAAGAGGAAAATTTAAGCTCCAGCTGATGTTACACATAAAAATGTTATTTCACTTTAGGAGTTAGCATGGTCCTATGGTTGATCATCACTTTTTGTTGTTTGTATTAcatgagaaataaactaaaatggGCTCAAAAAATTGGAACTAACGAGTGACAATTAAATACAAAGTAATGGAACAAGTAGAACTTTGCACTTCATGATTGGCTCTCTGCAGCAGCTAAGACTTGTCATCCTGTCTTCTGACTCATTCGAGGTTTTCAGGCTATAATTTCTTGCATCTAAGGTGcttaacaaaaagaaaaaaaaaatctctaataaAATATACCTCATAGTCTTAAGATAACCAGTATGTAATCTCCTAAGGTGGTAGCTAGCACAACTACATGTCATGGCTGATAAATTAATAGAAATAATAGAACATAAAAAAGTTCTCATGTTAGCTCTTAAGTCATTACATTTGGCTCTTAATATAGCTCTTGAGTCTCAAGATAGCTAGTATTTAATCTCCTAGGGTGGTGGCTAGCACAACTCTAAGCTGTGGCTGATAGAAATGGATGAAAACTTTAAACTTCTAATGTTTTTTCTAACACTGAGCCATATAATCTCACTTACATGTCAAAAAATGCTCAGAAAATTGATTCCAATTACACTTGAGACTACTACAAATTGCACTTAAGATGCCCAGCTTCGATGAAAGTACTCCATAACAACGCTtgaacaaaaagaaagagggaccAATAAAGCATGCAGTGAACCAAACAAAATGAAGCAATCTTCACACCCTAAGTGCAGGATCCTATTCTAGCGTCCATGTCATTTGCGTCACCAGCATCAGTAATGGTAATGTTTGGCAAGATAAGCTGCAGTGAccaaagagtgggatgaggtaaATTCTCCCTCTTTTGTAGGGCCCTTGCTAAGGACGGGAGTAgtatctttcatgcgaaagaaggattcaccttctcCACTATTGGATCGTGCAATAGCTGCTTCCAGATCTATGAAAATGGATGAATGAAAGAAttcggagtgctttgagatctatgtaggaGACGATCCAACGGTTGACATCGTGAAAAAACATCAATCATTCTTTTGCGTGAAAGGTTCAACCCAAACCCTTTTGCTAATAGGCACTACCATCGCGTCACAGTCATCATTGTGATATTATACACAAAATCCAAAGTTTATCTTCTTTTTAAGTGAACCAATCCTAGTCTAATTTATATGAAGGGATAATGATCTCTTTTCATCTCCTTTTCAGCTTTTGTGACTATTggtcaaaaagaaagagagagctcAATCCAACCTGGGCAATGAAATCCAGTCATCACATCAATTGATTCCAATGCTTTTAGCAAGGGGGGTAAAAAAAATAGAAGCTTGGAAGTTGATGACTAACATCATGCTTTAGTACTTTGGTTTATTTGGTCCTGATCAGAATGGCTCTTAAAAGTGGCTCACACCCAAAAGCTTGACCCACTAACAAGATTTGGCTTCTAAAACTCATCAACCAGAAGCTAGACCAACCAGCTAAAATTCAGATTTGGCTGTGATACACAGAACAGACCTTGCCAAGAATGGTTGAATGTGTTGCACTTGATCCATAAAGTAATTTCAGCTCGATCTAATAGCCGATGCAACCCATTGTATTTAAACAGGTTATCGGTCCAAATCTTAGTCTCATAATCAACTCAGACTCTTGTTCATACTGCTTAGACTCGACTAATCCTTCTTGCAGTATAGAGTCCAATAGATTATTCAGTTGTTCATGCAATATATTTGGTTAGTACTTATGTTTACATTCATGAAATTATATatctaaatctaatcaaatgtttATAAGCAAGCTACAAACTATAGAATGATGGAAAGCAACATATCTTcaagataaaagaaaaattagcaaactagatatatttttatagtaGATAGAGTCGAATAGTTTATATGCATacctttattattattttctttttgattttttgaacAGCATAGAGTCATTCTCCGGGTTCTTTTGATGCAAATTCATGATTTGTCATTTGATAAGTAAAATGGGTAACTATGGTATGAAGAAACAAAAACTTTGGCATTAAGTTTATACCATTAGAACCTAGATTAACAAATGGTGCAATGAATTTTGGAGCAGTTGTTATAAATGCAGTGGACCTGTAACTAATTATGATCCAAGAATTATAGGAGGAATGTGAGTGTGACGAAATTAATTAAGACTGAGCAAAAGCATCATTTTGAaaattctctcttcttctcttccttcgctGGTAGTCTCGAGGGCCCCAACTGCGAACCTGATAAAATTGGCAGTTGGgatttttgacttgagatggagaTGGCTAAGCACACGAGAGGATTAATTAATGCAAATAGTTTGAGCAATGGAA is part of the Elaeis guineensis isolate ETL-2024a chromosome 15, EG11, whole genome shotgun sequence genome and harbors:
- the LOC105058640 gene encoding LOW QUALITY PROTEIN: protein BIG GRAIN 1-like (The sequence of the model RefSeq protein was modified relative to this genomic sequence to represent the inferred CDS: inserted 3 bases in 3 codons), with amino-acid sequence MERWPKPPVRCGNVNPSFSSTLLDAIYRSIDETDGGAVREHRTGGAPDRLYDRVPPAAKKQQSSVADRWPAEKRSTVAVTRLHKPDNRHGFPVNSTSSSSDCSTYGGFSSSDAESAPRPAGLRPIRTGGFLYRSEEARSKPLAPPLRAASSSPAXHHQDKKKSGSIRSKFRDLRKSKAPASPGXRLASFLNSLFTAAGSPRRSKSAAAAGATSGGGGGRGGEESACSTASSYSRSCLSKTPSSKGRPAAVTGDGVKRSVRFYPVSVIVGEDCRPCGQKCLYDGDPAAPVTRRPPAPAAMARXRVEELLRVFDDEEDEEEGSDSSSDLFELENLTAIGGRGYRDELPVYETTRLGTNRAISNGFIL